One part of the uncultured Bacteroides sp. genome encodes these proteins:
- a CDS encoding glycosyltransferase family 2 protein — protein MNKVAVVILNWNGSEMLRKFLPSVISYSALSGVDVYVADNGSTDNSLAVLNDEFPSVKQVVLKENNGFADGYNKALAQIGAEYYVLLNSDVEVTEHWLEPMIDYLDAHPEVAACQPKILSWRQKDYFEYAGACGGYIDHFGYPFCRGRIMGVVEKDNGQYNDIIPVFWATGASLFIRSADYWNVGGLDGRFFAHMEEIDLCWRLRSRGRGLVCVPQSVVYHVGGATLKKENPRKTFLNFRNNLLMLYKNLPENDLRYVMTVRCMLDYVAAFSFLLKGGVANMTAVLQARKEYRAIRKDFRPSRKENLEKTSLQIVPEQIKKSILVHYYLRGKKYFSQIDRFYLK, from the coding sequence TGAGATGCTTCGTAAGTTCCTTCCTTCTGTTATAAGTTATTCTGCCCTAAGCGGAGTAGATGTTTATGTGGCCGATAATGGTTCTACTGATAATTCACTGGCAGTACTTAATGACGAATTCCCATCTGTAAAGCAGGTTGTATTGAAAGAAAACAATGGTTTTGCAGATGGCTACAATAAAGCCTTGGCTCAGATTGGGGCAGAATATTACGTTCTTCTAAATTCGGATGTAGAAGTAACGGAACATTGGCTGGAACCAATGATTGATTATCTGGATGCGCATCCAGAAGTGGCTGCTTGCCAACCAAAGATTTTAAGCTGGCGACAGAAAGATTATTTTGAATACGCCGGTGCTTGCGGAGGATATATTGATCATTTTGGATATCCTTTCTGCAGGGGACGTATCATGGGCGTGGTTGAGAAAGACAATGGACAATATAATGATATTATTCCCGTGTTCTGGGCTACCGGAGCATCGCTTTTTATCCGATCGGCCGATTATTGGAATGTTGGAGGATTAGACGGGCGCTTCTTTGCGCACATGGAAGAGATTGATCTTTGCTGGCGGTTGAGAAGTCGTGGAAGAGGCCTTGTTTGTGTACCCCAAAGCGTAGTATATCATGTGGGAGGGGCTACTCTGAAAAAAGAAAATCCAAGGAAGACATTTCTTAATTTCAGGAACAATCTTTTAATGCTATATAAAAATCTTCCGGAGAACGACTTAAGGTATGTAATGACTGTGCGCTGTATGTTAGATTACGTGGCAGCCTTTTCCTTTTTGTTAAAAGGTGGAGTGGCAAATATGACAGCTGTTTTACAAGCCCGTAAAGAATATCGTGCTATCAGAAAGGATTTTAGACCATCCCGCAAAGAAAATTTGGAAAAAACTTCTCTTCAGATTGTTCCCGAACAGATAAAAAAGAGTATTTTAGTGCACTATTATTTGAGAGGGAAGAAATATTTCTCTCAAATAGATAGGTTTTACTTAAAATAA
- a CDS encoding methylglyoxal synthase, which produces MEKLVRKIGLVAHDGMKKDLIEWVIWNSELMMGHKFYCTGTTGTLIREALKEKHPDIEWDITILKSGPLGGDQQMGSRIVDGEIDYLFFFTDPMTLQPHDTDVKALTRLAGVENIVFCCNRSTADHIISSPLFVDPEYQRTRPDYSTYAKRFENKPLVTEAVENVEKRKVSKGH; this is translated from the coding sequence ATGGAAAAACTAGTTAGAAAGATAGGTCTGGTAGCTCATGATGGTATGAAAAAAGACCTTATTGAATGGGTTATCTGGAATTCAGAACTAATGATGGGTCATAAGTTTTATTGTACAGGAACTACTGGTACGTTGATTCGCGAAGCTCTGAAAGAAAAGCACCCTGATATAGAATGGGATATCACAATATTAAAATCTGGTCCGCTTGGTGGCGACCAACAAATGGGTTCTCGTATTGTGGATGGTGAAATTGATTATCTGTTCTTCTTCACTGACCCTATGACTCTGCAACCTCATGATACAGACGTAAAGGCATTAACCCGTTTGGCAGGAGTTGAAAATATTGTATTCTGCTGTAACCGTTCTACTGCCGATCATATTATTTCCAGTCCGCTGTTCGTTGATCCTGAATATCAACGGACACGTCCTGATTATTCTACTTATGCAAAACGTTTTGAAAATAAACCTCTGGTAACAGAAGCTGTTGAAAACGTAGAAAAGAGAAAAGTAAGCAAAGGTCATTAA
- a CDS encoding zinc metallopeptidase — protein sequence MPISWIIFIGIAVVSFIVQQSLQSKFKKYSKIPLSNGMTGRDVAMQMLHDNGIYDVQVTSTQGHLTDHYNPANKTVNLSESVYASNSVAAAAVAAHECGHAVQHAHAYAPLTLRSKLVPAVNFASQWMQWLLLAGIIMVNSFPQLLLAGIVLFAMTTVFSFVTLPVEINASKRALVWLSSAGITNSYNHNQAEDALRSAAYTYVVAALGSLATLVYYIMIFMGRRD from the coding sequence ATGCCTATTTCATGGATTATATTTATCGGTATTGCTGTAGTTAGCTTTATCGTGCAACAGTCGTTGCAAAGCAAGTTTAAGAAATATTCAAAGATTCCTCTTTCTAACGGAATGACTGGGCGTGATGTAGCAATGCAGATGCTACATGATAATGGAATTTATGATGTGCAGGTTACCAGTACGCAAGGACATCTGACCGACCACTATAATCCTGCCAATAAGACAGTAAACCTGAGTGAAAGTGTATATGCAAGCAATAGTGTGGCAGCTGCAGCTGTTGCAGCTCACGAATGTGGTCATGCTGTGCAACATGCTCATGCTTATGCTCCTCTTACATTGCGTTCAAAACTAGTTCCTGCTGTAAATTTTGCATCTCAATGGATGCAATGGCTATTACTTGCCGGTATTATTATGGTGAACTCTTTCCCGCAATTATTACTTGCAGGTATTGTTCTGTTTGCTATGACAACTGTATTTAGTTTTGTTACATTGCCGGTTGAAATCAATGCAAGTAAACGTGCATTGGTATGGTTGAGCAGTGCAGGTATTACCAATTCATACAACCATAATCAGGCAGAAGATGCTCTTCGCTCGGCTGCCTATACCTATGTAGTTGCTGCTCTAGGTTCTTTGGCAACTTTGGTTTATTACATCATGATTTTTATGGGAAGAAGAGATTAA
- a CDS encoding transglutaminase domain-containing protein, producing MRILVCILFIIWNISTISAQITMDEVKKYFTEQSCLVKQARDAKDYQKAEELDYTMLRAVLSYPEDIKKKISPIKGVLYYNIACYRSLLNKKEKAVEAFALAVENGWTNYAHSKKDSDLDNIRSDKQFIALMEKIQAENDYLNILAKAGGYNNSIDSLLPKFTYSAPNDCNLVKVREYFNLDSIAGSGNEISKIKNLMYWAHNVVRHDGRSSNPELKNAIDLVNICRAENRGINCRMIAQILNECYLAMGFKSRYVTCLPKKYVDDCHVINMVYSNTLDKWLWMDPTFNAYVMDENGTLLGISEVRERLINGDFLQINEDANWNNKKRETKEHYLDYYMAKNLYKMECVLHSGYNAETQIAGKPSPATIMLCPSSAQEIVDKQTGVTNNAEYFWQPPEN from the coding sequence ATGAGAATATTAGTTTGTATACTGTTTATTATCTGGAACATATCAACCATAAGCGCCCAGATTACAATGGATGAAGTAAAGAAATACTTCACTGAGCAGAGTTGTTTGGTAAAACAAGCCAGGGATGCAAAAGATTACCAGAAAGCGGAAGAGCTTGATTATACAATGTTAAGAGCAGTACTCTCCTACCCCGAAGATATCAAGAAGAAAATAAGTCCGATTAAAGGTGTTCTTTATTATAATATAGCCTGTTACCGTTCGCTTCTGAATAAAAAAGAAAAAGCTGTGGAAGCTTTTGCATTGGCTGTTGAAAACGGATGGACAAATTATGCTCACTCTAAAAAAGACTCAGATTTGGACAATATAAGATCAGACAAACAGTTCATTGCTCTGATGGAAAAAATTCAGGCCGAGAATGATTATCTGAATATTCTGGCTAAAGCGGGGGGATATAATAATAGTATTGATTCTCTTTTACCTAAGTTTACTTATTCAGCACCTAACGATTGTAACCTGGTGAAGGTACGAGAATACTTTAATCTGGATAGCATTGCAGGTAGCGGAAATGAGATTTCCAAAATAAAGAATCTCATGTATTGGGCACATAATGTAGTTCGTCATGATGGACGTTCAAGTAATCCGGAATTAAAAAACGCAATCGACCTTGTTAATATTTGCCGGGCAGAAAACCGCGGAATTAACTGTCGTATGATAGCGCAGATATTGAATGAGTGTTATCTGGCAATGGGGTTCAAGTCACGTTATGTAACTTGTCTGCCCAAGAAATACGTTGACGATTGCCATGTTATCAACATGGTTTATTCAAACACATTAGATAAATGGTTATGGATGGACCCCACTTTCAATGCCTATGTTATGGATGAAAACGGAACGTTACTTGGAATTTCGGAAGTACGCGAACGGTTAATCAACGGAGACTTTCTTCAAATAAATGAGGATGCCAACTGGAACAACAAAAAGAGAGAGACTAAGGAGCATTATCTGGACTATTACATGGCCAAGAATCTTTATAAAATGGAATGCGTGCTTCACAGTGGATATAACGCCGAAACTCAAATAGCAGGAAAACCATCGCCCGCAACCATTATGCTTTGCCCATCTTCTGCACAGGAAATAGTTGATAAACAGACTGGCGTTACCAACAATGCTGAGTACTTTTGGCAGCCTCCCGAAAATTAA
- the hisS gene encoding histidine--tRNA ligase: MMAKPGIPKGTRDFSPVEMAKRNYIFNTIREVFHLYGFEQIETPAMENLSTLMGKYGDEGDKLLFKIQNSGDYFSGLTDEELLSRNATKLASKFCEKGLRYDLTVPFARYVVMHRDELSFPFKRYQIQPVWRADRPQKGRYREFYQCDADVVGSNSLLNEVELMQMVDAVFTRLGVRVSIKINNRKILSGIAEIIGEAEKIVDITVAIDKLDKIGLENVNAELASKGISDEAIAKLQPIILLSGTNLEKLNTLKTVLAASEVGMKGVEESEFILSKLSLLNIKSDVELDLTLARGLNYYTGAIFEVKALDVQIGSITGGGRYDNLTGVFGMAGVSGVGISFGADRIFDVLNQLDLYPKEAVNGTQLMFVNFGEKEAEYCLPLLTKVREANIRAEIYPDAAKMKKQMGYANDKKVLFVAIVGENEMNEGKVMLKNMETGEQQLVDIVQLITAVTK, from the coding sequence ATTATGGCAAAACCAGGTATACCTAAAGGAACACGTGATTTCTCGCCCGTTGAAATGGCGAAACGTAACTATATATTCAATACAATTCGCGAAGTTTTTCATCTTTACGGATTCGAACAAATTGAAACTCCGGCAATGGAAAACCTTTCTACCTTGATGGGTAAATACGGAGATGAAGGAGATAAACTTTTATTTAAAATACAAAATTCAGGAGACTATTTTTCTGGATTGACTGATGAGGAACTATTGTCTCGCAATGCAACTAAGCTTGCCAGCAAGTTCTGTGAAAAAGGATTGCGTTATGACTTGACTGTGCCTTTTGCCCGTTATGTGGTAATGCACCGTGATGAACTTAGCTTTCCTTTCAAACGTTATCAGATTCAACCGGTTTGGCGTGCCGACCGTCCACAAAAAGGCCGTTACCGTGAATTCTATCAGTGTGATGCCGACGTAGTGGGAAGTAACTCGTTACTTAACGAAGTTGAATTGATGCAGATGGTAGATGCTGTATTTACTCGTTTGGGTGTAAGAGTATCTATTAAGATCAACAACCGAAAGATATTAAGCGGTATTGCCGAGATAATTGGTGAAGCCGAAAAGATTGTAGATATAACAGTGGCAATCGATAAGCTTGATAAGATTGGTTTGGAGAATGTGAATGCAGAACTTGCTTCTAAAGGAATATCTGACGAAGCAATTGCCAAACTTCAACCTATCATTTTATTGAGCGGAACAAATCTCGAGAAACTGAATACCCTTAAAACAGTTCTTGCTGCAAGTGAAGTAGGAATGAAAGGGGTTGAGGAAAGTGAATTTATCCTTTCTAAACTTTCTCTTTTGAATATTAAATCGGATGTAGAACTCGATTTGACTCTGGCCCGTGGATTAAATTACTATACAGGAGCCATATTTGAAGTTAAAGCTTTGGATGTACAGATTGGTAGTATAACAGGTGGTGGTAGATATGACAACCTGACAGGGGTATTTGGTATGGCAGGAGTTTCCGGAGTTGGAATCTCTTTTGGTGCCGATCGTATCTTTGACGTTTTAAATCAGCTGGATCTTTATCCAAAAGAAGCAGTGAATGGAACGCAACTTATGTTTGTGAACTTTGGAGAGAAAGAGGCAGAATATTGCTTACCATTACTGACAAAAGTTCGCGAGGCAAATATCCGTGCAGAAATATATCCGGATGCTGCCAAGATGAAAAAGCAAATGGGGTATGCCAACGATAAGAAAGTATTGTTTGTTGCCATTGTTGGTGAAAACGAGATGAACGAAGGTAAGGTTATGCTTAAAAATATGGAAACCGGAGAACAACAGCTGGTGGATATTGTTCAGTTAATAACTGCTGTTACAAAATAA
- a CDS encoding co-chaperone GroES translates to MNIKPLADRVLILSAPAEEKTIGGIIIPDTAKEKPLKGEVVAVGNGTKDEEMVLKVGDTVLYGKYAGTELEFDGTKYLIMRQSDVLATL, encoded by the coding sequence ATGAACATTAAACCATTAGCAGACAGAGTACTTATTCTTTCTGCTCCTGCAGAAGAAAAGACAATCGGCGGTATTATTATTCCTGATACAGCAAAAGAAAAACCATTAAAAGGTGAAGTTGTTGCAGTTGGTAACGGTACAAAAGATGAAGAAATGGTACTGAAAGTTGGCGATACTGTCCTTTATGGAAAGTATGCCGGAACAGAACTTGAATTTGATGGTACAAAATACCTTATCATGCGTCAGAGTGATGTTCTTGCAACTCTCTAA
- the groL gene encoding chaperonin GroEL (60 kDa chaperone family; promotes refolding of misfolded polypeptides especially under stressful conditions; forms two stacked rings of heptamers to form a barrel-shaped 14mer; ends can be capped by GroES; misfolded proteins enter the barrel where they are refolded when GroES binds): MAKDIRFNIDARDQLKKGVDELANAVKVTLGPKGRNVIIEKKFGAPHITKDGVTVAKEIELSDAFQNTGAQLVKEVASKTGEDAGDGTTTATVLAQSIVGVGMKNVTAGANPMDLKRGIDKAVEAVVASIKKQSEKVGDDYDKIEQVARISANNDSTIGKLVADAMRKVSKDGVITIEEAKGTDTTIGVVEGMQFDRGYLSAYFVTNTEKMQCEMESPYILIYDKKISNLKDMLPILEPAVQTGRPLLIIAEDVDSEALTTLVVNRLRSQLKICAVKAPGFGDRRKEMLEDIATLTGGIVISEEKGIKLEQATLEMLGTAEKVTITKDNTTVVNGSGAKENIEARINQIKAQIKTTTSDYDKEKLQERLAKLAGGVAVLYVGAASEVEMKEKKDRVDDALCATRAAIEEGIVPGGGVAYIRAIDALEGMKGDNADETTGIEIIKRAIEEPLRQIVANAGKEGAVVVQKVREGKGDFGYNAHSDVYENMYAAGVVDPAKVTRVALENAASIAGMFLTTECVIVEKKEDKPEMPMGAPGMGGMGGMM, encoded by the coding sequence ATGGCTAAAGATATAAGATTCAATATCGATGCTCGCGATCAACTGAAAAAAGGTGTTGATGAGCTTGCAAATGCAGTAAAAGTAACTCTAGGTCCTAAAGGTCGTAATGTAATTATCGAAAAGAAATTCGGTGCTCCTCATATCACAAAAGATGGTGTGACAGTTGCTAAAGAAATAGAATTGAGTGATGCATTCCAGAACACTGGTGCTCAGTTGGTAAAAGAAGTTGCTTCTAAAACAGGTGAAGATGCTGGTGACGGAACAACAACAGCAACTGTTCTTGCTCAATCTATTGTTGGCGTAGGAATGAAGAACGTTACTGCAGGTGCTAATCCAATGGATTTGAAACGCGGTATTGATAAAGCTGTTGAAGCTGTAGTTGCTTCTATCAAAAAACAATCTGAAAAGGTTGGTGATGATTATGACAAGATTGAGCAAGTAGCTCGTATCTCTGCAAACAACGATTCAACTATCGGTAAATTAGTAGCAGATGCTATGCGCAAAGTTTCTAAAGATGGTGTTATCACTATTGAAGAAGCTAAAGGAACTGATACAACTATCGGTGTTGTAGAAGGTATGCAGTTCGATCGTGGTTATCTTTCTGCTTATTTCGTAACCAACACAGAGAAGATGCAATGCGAAATGGAAAGCCCATATATCCTTATCTATGATAAGAAGATTTCTAATCTTAAGGATATGCTTCCTATTCTTGAACCAGCTGTTCAGACAGGTCGTCCATTGTTAATCATTGCTGAAGATGTAGATAGCGAAGCTCTAACTACTTTGGTTGTTAACCGTCTTCGTTCTCAATTGAAGATCTGTGCAGTGAAAGCTCCAGGTTTTGGTGACAGAAGAAAAGAAATGCTTGAAGATATTGCAACATTGACAGGTGGTATCGTTATCAGCGAAGAAAAAGGCATCAAACTGGAACAAGCTACTCTCGAAATGCTTGGTACTGCAGAGAAAGTTACTATTACAAAAGATAACACAACTGTTGTAAACGGTTCAGGTGCAAAAGAAAATATCGAAGCTCGTATCAACCAGATTAAAGCTCAGATCAAGACTACTACATCAGATTACGATAAAGAAAAACTTCAGGAACGTTTGGCTAAGTTAGCCGGTGGTGTTGCCGTACTTTATGTAGGTGCTGCTTCTGAAGTTGAAATGAAAGAAAAGAAAGACCGTGTAGACGATGCACTTTGTGCTACTCGTGCAGCTATCGAAGAAGGTATCGTTCCTGGTGGTGGTGTTGCTTACATCCGTGCAATTGATGCATTGGAAGGAATGAAGGGTGACAATGCTGATGAAACAACTGGTATTGAAATCATCAAGCGTGCAATTGAAGAACCTCTTCGTCAGATTGTAGCTAATGCAGGAAAAGAAGGAGCAGTTGTTGTTCAGAAAGTACGTGAAGGCAAAGGTGACTTTGGTTACAATGCTCACAGCGATGTTTATGAAAACATGTATGCTGCCGGAGTTGTTGATCCAGCTAAGGTTACTCGTGTAGCTCTTGAAAATGCTGCTTCTATTGCAGGTATGTTCTTAACTACTGAATGTGTTATTGTAGAAAAGAAAGAAGATAAACCAGAAATGCCAATGGGTGCTCCAGGAATGGGCGGCATGGGTGGAATGATGTAA
- a CDS encoding DUF6249 domain-containing protein yields MMDFITVPLVVGIVTLGIYKLFELFVRKKERLSIIEKIGEKFDASMIENKFSFPSKIFKNLSFGTLKAGCLLMGIGLGLLVGFLICISAIRGYNLGSDTINWGVRDTAGIVYGASVLIFGGLGLITAFIIEMKYSKKDQDEA; encoded by the coding sequence ATGATGGATTTTATTACAGTCCCATTGGTTGTAGGAATTGTAACCCTGGGAATCTACAAACTATTTGAGCTTTTCGTGAGAAAGAAAGAACGTCTGTCTATTATTGAAAAGATAGGAGAGAAATTTGATGCTTCAATGATTGAAAACAAATTTTCTTTTCCATCAAAGATTTTCAAGAACTTATCATTTGGAACCTTAAAGGCTGGATGTCTTTTAATGGGAATTGGTTTAGGTTTATTAGTGGGATTTCTTATTTGTATATCTGCAATCAGAGGTTACAATCTGGGAAGTGATACAATAAACTGGGGAGTAAGAGATACAGCAGGAATTGTATATGGTGCTTCGGTTTTAATCTTTGGAGGATTAGGACTAATCACAGCATTTATAATAGAAATGAAGTATTCCAAGAAAGATCAAGATGAAGCTTAA
- a CDS encoding RNA polymerase sigma factor, which yields MEQKDEIIYIKRILEGEINLFSYFLERYSHPIYSLIIQIVSCREDAEELMQDSFIKAFRKLDTYKGDCSFSTWLYRIAYNTAISATRKQKKESCFIDEKIIENVSDDEADDLLSSSENEDRIKKLELAIIQLNPDERALITLFYNEDKSIDELATIFKLTSSNVKVKLHRTRKKLCVLINNQ from the coding sequence ATGGAGCAGAAAGATGAGATAATCTACATAAAGCGAATCCTGGAAGGAGAAATAAATTTGTTTTCTTACTTTCTGGAACGCTATAGTCATCCCATCTATTCACTTATTATACAAATAGTCTCATGCCGGGAAGATGCTGAAGAACTTATGCAAGATTCTTTTATAAAAGCTTTTCGTAAACTAGATACTTATAAGGGGGATTGTAGCTTTTCAACCTGGCTTTATCGTATAGCTTATAATACTGCAATTTCTGCTACGCGTAAACAGAAGAAAGAGTCTTGCTTTATAGATGAAAAGATAATTGAGAATGTGTCGGATGATGAGGCTGATGATTTATTGAGCAGCTCTGAAAATGAGGATAGAATTAAAAAATTAGAGCTGGCAATTATTCAACTTAATCCAGATGAGAGAGCATTAATCACTCTCTTTTACAATGAAGATAAATCGATAGATGAGTTGGCAACTATTTTTAAACTTACATCCAGTAATGTGAAAGTGAAATTGCATCGTACTCGCAAAAAATTATGTGTATTGATAAATAATCAATGA
- a CDS encoding S8 family serine peptidase — MKRITLLYCFFTILFLASAQAQVASGKLSPHTKTFLLRMNQKDISTTQRKAILTKSAVIETGVQEYINAFIYLKENAGTESLEQQGVKINSHTGDIVTAMIPISSIENVASLPEVKYVQIGTPVNKKMDKARVTSGVDKVQAGTSPLTNPLFGKGVVIGIIDTGFEYGHPNFYNKDHTEYRVKRVWEQNAKSGPPPTGFSYGKELSNQNEILAAKRDTIDNSHGTHVTGIAAGADHSNNNIYYGIAGEADIVLVSYIGFDTDVLDGMKYIYDYATSVGKPCVINLSIGGYSGPHDGTSSFDLASDQMQKEGRLLVGAVGNEGNKYVHLSKTFNQTDTICKTFLSPNNIVADIWGEAGKDFMVQVCVYDTINNNFVYISPEYKASDNVYDDPRLRPRTDGATGYLYIMSDINPINNKPHFDISTTFSSVVAGNCIGIIIKSTEGTVHAWSDAKYHFTSNDKPGWTDGDNNFSMDEVGGTGKNIISVGAYVSKNMFTNLSNEIYGISQYLNTLATFSSIGPTVDGRMKPDITAPGSVLASSISSYDTKQDTYKVKETTVDNKTYYYGIMGGTSMSTPYVTGVLATWLQANPNLTPDKVKAIFQKTAINDSYTGDILPNGNSTWGYGKIDAYNGLLEVIKQYTSIEDMPILPQSIFMYSGNNQQFNFLFTQEDTNVKINVFNVNGQQVLAKNFNEISCKQEETINLNNLPKGLYIIKITGNKLNQVFKASTK; from the coding sequence ATGAAACGTATAACTCTGTTGTATTGCTTCTTTACGATTTTATTCCTTGCATCGGCACAAGCTCAAGTAGCATCCGGGAAATTATCTCCTCACACCAAGACTTTCTTGTTAAGGATGAATCAAAAGGATATATCTACAACACAAAGAAAAGCTATATTAACAAAAAGTGCAGTAATTGAGACTGGTGTACAAGAGTATATTAATGCTTTTATCTATCTGAAAGAAAATGCCGGAACTGAATCGCTGGAGCAGCAAGGAGTAAAAATCAATAGCCATACAGGAGATATAGTTACAGCCATGATTCCAATTAGTTCAATTGAAAATGTAGCTTCCTTGCCAGAAGTTAAATATGTACAGATAGGAACTCCTGTAAATAAGAAGATGGATAAAGCACGTGTTACATCAGGTGTGGATAAAGTGCAGGCTGGTACATCACCATTAACTAACCCACTCTTTGGAAAAGGTGTGGTAATTGGAATTATTGATACAGGATTTGAATATGGTCATCCTAATTTTTATAACAAAGATCACACGGAATATCGTGTAAAGAGAGTATGGGAGCAAAATGCAAAATCTGGCCCCCCCCCCACAGGCTTTAGTTATGGCAAAGAATTAAGTAATCAAAATGAAATTTTAGCTGCAAAACGTGATACAATAGACAATTCTCACGGAACTCATGTTACAGGTATTGCTGCAGGAGCCGATCATTCTAATAATAACATTTACTATGGTATTGCCGGAGAAGCTGATATTGTGTTAGTTTCTTATATCGGATTTGACACAGATGTTTTAGACGGAATGAAATATATATATGATTATGCTACTTCAGTTGGCAAACCTTGTGTTATCAATCTTAGCATAGGTGGTTATAGTGGCCCTCATGACGGAACCTCATCTTTTGATTTAGCATCCGATCAGATGCAAAAAGAAGGAAGATTACTGGTAGGAGCTGTTGGTAATGAAGGCAATAAATATGTACATTTATCAAAAACCTTTAATCAAACTGATACAATTTGTAAAACATTCCTTAGTCCTAATAATATTGTCGCTGATATTTGGGGAGAAGCTGGGAAAGATTTCATGGTACAAGTTTGTGTGTATGACACGATTAATAATAATTTTGTTTATATTAGTCCTGAATACAAAGCATCTGATAATGTGTATGATGATCCCAGATTAAGACCAAGAACTGATGGGGCAACTGGTTATCTCTATATTATGTCAGATATTAATCCGATAAACAATAAGCCTCATTTTGACATTAGTACAACATTCTCTTCTGTTGTTGCCGGGAATTGTATAGGAATCATTATTAAATCTACAGAAGGAACAGTACATGCATGGAGTGATGCTAAGTATCATTTCACCAGCAATGACAAACCGGGGTGGACCGATGGCGATAATAATTTCTCTATGGATGAGGTTGGAGGAACAGGCAAAAATATTATAAGTGTAGGTGCTTATGTGAGCAAAAACATGTTTACCAATCTGAGTAATGAAATATATGGTATAAGTCAATACCTAAATACGCTTGCCACCTTCTCTAGTATTGGCCCTACTGTTGACGGACGAATGAAACCAGACATCACTGCTCCGGGAAGTGTTTTAGCTTCATCTATATCCAGCTATGACACAAAACAGGATACATACAAAGTTAAGGAAACAACTGTCGATAATAAAACTTACTATTATGGAATAATGGGTGGAACATCAATGTCTACTCCTTATGTAACAGGTGTTCTTGCTACATGGTTACAGGCCAATCCAAACCTTACACCCGATAAAGTGAAAGCTATTTTTCAGAAAACAGCTATCAACGATTCATATACCGGAGATATACTTCCCAACGGAAACAGCACCTGGGGATATGGCAAGATTGACGCCTATAACGGACTTCTGGAAGTTATTAAGCAATATACTTCCATAGAAGATATGCCAATATTGCCACAATCAATTTTTATGTATTCAGGAAACAATCAACAATTCAATTTCTTGTTTACGCAAGAAGATACAAACGTAAAAATTAATGTATTCAATGTAAATGGTCAGCAAGTTCTTGCTAAGAATTTCAATGAAATATCGTGCAAGCAAGAAGAGACTATTAACTTAAACAACTTACCCAAAGGACTTTATATTATCAAGATTACAGGTAATAAACTGAATCAGGTATTTAAAGCAAGTACAAAATAA